From one Pecten maximus chromosome 8, xPecMax1.1, whole genome shotgun sequence genomic stretch:
- the LOC117332281 gene encoding potassium voltage-gated channel protein egl-36-like produces the protein MDTIKINLRGTVFTTSQRILQNYPDTKLASITHQCDNYITEKDEYFFDRNPSSFHNILDFYATGKIHISCTICAESFREELIFWGIPMKYISKCCWKAFYQLDEDMDVLENILMRLKCCHESPDGVDNSSSTRHRLRTRMWRLLTEVQSSTLAKVFHSFLALVMIVSVLVYALETLEEFRVDRHDDNKLDSNTSSVKLRRLWNTSPHHILIILDFVCNTILTLELALRMFTCPCLKSFWKSPLNIIDLVSCTGIWVCLSFGQAHTSLTYGPLWIISCVFGFLYSFRILRLLRLFRYNSGMQILYLSIKSSSRELCLLASAFACFVIIFAGFIYVAELEVDTFTDMFVSLWWSVITMTTVGYGDHFPTTGMGFVVGTACAIVGILLIALPVAVTSSNFHDFNMFNKYRIRHFLLSKQKTEEIRPCLKLSSSKVKPVDIDRHTAFM, from the exons ATGGATACCATCAAAATCAACCTTCGGGGAACAGTGTTCACGACATCACAAAGGATATTACAAAACTATCCGGACACGAAGCTAGCATCAATAACACATCAGTGCGACAACTATATAACGGAAAAGGACGAATATTTCTTTGACAGAAATCCTTCTAGTTTCCATAACATTCTTGACTTCTATGCGACTGGTAAAATACACATCTCGTGCACAATATGTGCCGAGAGTTTTAGAGAAGAACTCATATTTTGGGGAATTCCTATGAAGTATATCAGTAAATGCTGTTGGAAGGCGTTCTACCAGCTTGATGAAGATATGGATGTACTGGAGAACATTCTGATGCGACTGAAGTGTTGTCACGAATCTCCTGATGGCGTCGACAATAGTAGTTCCACACGACATCGTCTCCGAACTAGAATGTGGAGGCTATTGACCGAGGTCCAGTCGTCGACACTGGCCAAG GTCTTCCATAGTTTCCTGGCATTGGTGATGATCGTGTCCGTCCTTGTGTACGCCCTTGAAACTCTCGAGGAATTCCGAGTGGACAGACACGATGACAACAAACTGGACAGTAACACAAGTTCCGTGAAACTGCGTCGTCTGTGGAACACATCCCCACATCATATATTGATTATATTGGATTTTGTTTGCAACACGATTTTAACACTAGAGCTCGCTTTGCGAATGTTCACGTGTCCGTGTTTGAAGTCATTCTGGAAAAGTCCGTTGAATATCATCGACCTGGTGTCGTGTACGGGTATATGGGTGTGTTTGTCTTTCGGACAAGCACACACTTCTCTGACTTACGGTCCATTATGGATCATATCTTGCGTGTTTGGCTTTCTTTACTCTTTCCGGATCTTACGCTTACTGCGATTGTTTCGTTACAATAGTGGAATGCAAATTCTCTATCTGAGTATAAAATCGAGCTCAAGGGAACTCTGCCTACTAGCTTCTGCGTTCGCGTGTTTTGTAATCATATTCGCAGGATTTATATACGTGGCTGAATTAGAGGTAGACACATTTACCGACATGTTTGTTTCTCTGTGGTGGTCAGTGATCACCATGACGACAGTGGGATATGGTGACCATTTCCCCACCACCGGCATGGGGTTCGTTGTGGGAACGGCCTGTGCCATAGTTGGCATATTATTGATTGCACTTCCGGTTGCCGTTACCTCGtcaaattttcatgattttaacaTGTTCAACAAATATCGAATTCGGCATTTTCTTTTGTCTAAACAAAAAACTGAGGAAATTAGGCCCTGCTTAAAACTCAGCAGTTCAAAGGTAAAGCCAGTGGATATTGATAGGCATACAGCTTTTATGTAA